One stretch of Zhihengliuella flava DNA includes these proteins:
- a CDS encoding Cgl0159 family (beta/alpha)8-fold protein, giving the protein MTALSLDLDDPRRYEFLTRLRLEDPTSVARAAQARRRHAGPRLGEQNFIVAADHTARGAMGAQGNPSAMNDRRVLLDRLQVALAHPAVDGVLASPDILDDLLLLGALEGKLVFGSMNRGGLAGYVNEFDDRFTGHTAQALADLGADGGKMLTRIAYDDAATASLLEATAHAIDELTSRGLIAMVEPFLSQRVEGRARNDLTPEAVIKSVAIAAGLGASSAYKWMKLPVVADMERVMASTTMPTVLLGGDPTEKPDEVFASWERALALPGVQGLTVGRTLLYPADGDVDGAVAAAAGLLRRSAPQEQETEIHA; this is encoded by the coding sequence ATGACCGCCCTATCTCTGGATCTCGACGATCCCCGGCGCTATGAATTCCTGACCAGGCTTCGGCTCGAGGACCCGACGTCCGTGGCCCGGGCCGCGCAGGCTCGCCGCCGCCACGCGGGACCGCGGCTCGGCGAACAGAACTTCATCGTCGCCGCCGACCACACGGCCCGCGGCGCGATGGGGGCCCAGGGCAATCCCTCGGCGATGAATGACCGCCGTGTCCTGCTCGACCGTCTCCAAGTAGCGCTCGCCCATCCGGCGGTCGACGGCGTCCTCGCCAGCCCCGACATCCTCGATGACCTACTGCTGCTCGGCGCGCTCGAGGGCAAGTTGGTCTTCGGGTCGATGAATCGTGGAGGCCTGGCCGGCTACGTCAACGAGTTCGATGATCGCTTCACCGGACACACGGCGCAGGCGCTGGCGGATCTCGGAGCCGACGGCGGCAAGATGCTCACGCGTATTGCCTACGACGACGCCGCCACCGCCTCGCTGCTCGAGGCCACGGCGCACGCCATTGACGAGCTCACCTCGCGCGGGCTCATCGCTATGGTGGAACCCTTCCTGTCCCAGCGGGTCGAAGGGCGCGCGCGCAACGACTTGACCCCGGAGGCGGTGATCAAGTCCGTGGCCATCGCGGCTGGCCTCGGAGCCAGCAGCGCCTATAAGTGGATGAAGCTGCCCGTCGTCGCCGACATGGAGCGCGTCATGGCCTCCACCACGATGCCTACGGTCCTCTTGGGTGGGGACCCGACGGAGAAGCCGGACGAGGTCTTCGCCTCGTGGGAGCGAGCCCTCGCCCTGCCCGGTGTTCAAGGCCTCACGGTGGGACGCACGCTGTTGTACCCCGCCGACGGCGACGTCGACGGCGCCGTCGCGGCAGCAGCTGGGCTGCTGCGCCGCAG